Proteins from a genomic interval of Danio rerio strain Tuebingen ecotype United States chromosome 4, GRCz12tu, whole genome shotgun sequence:
- the ms4a17a.9 gene encoding membrane-spanning 4-domains, subfamily A, member 17A.9 isoform X1, with protein MKYRKLQKCKVYLISNGILFCFIMILYRLVLYSETKMSTVGAMNPSSYVIQLQQPTQMAPVVTATSSSVPVRIQHAAGVSPLLGIQAFLKGQPKALGTVQIMIGVVTFLFGIVSTLFAAGGVSYVASLIYITAGSLSIAAENKINSPSALCLVRASLGMNIFSAIAAGSSIIMLSLGLAFGRIISQCTDFHCYEDTTIVLGINGIFLLFSILEFCISISLSAFACKVACCCKPKIPEDRDPLIQHPPAEIPQQYIQYPQGIPQEYFQCPPAEAPPAYASGKLM; from the exons ATGAAATATAGAAAGcttcaaaaatgtaaagtctATCTTATTTCTAATGGTATCCTCTTTTGCTTTATTATGATTTTGTACAGGTTGGTTTTATACTCTGAAACTAAAATGTCGACTGTCGGAGCCATGAATCCTTCATCGTATGTCATCCAGCTTCAACAACCGACACAAATGGCACCGGTTGTGACTGCAACCAGTTCTTCTGTGCCTGTGCGCATACAGCATGCAGCAGGAGTTTCACCTCTTCTTGGAATTCAGGCCTTTCTAAAAGGCCAACCAAAAGCCCTCGGG ACTGTGCAGATAATGATCGGTGTGGTGACTTTCCTGTTTGGAATCGTGTCTACATTATTTGCTGCCGGTGGTGTTTCTTACGTGGCATCTCTGATA TACATTACTGCAGGTTCGCTCTCCATTGCtgctgaaaacaaaattaattcacCATCTGCTTTATGTTTG GTGAGAGCTTCCCTCGGGATGAACATTTTCAGTGCTATAGCTGCGGGCAGTTCCATTATTATGCTTTCATTGGGTTTGGCTTTTGGTCGCATTATCAGTCAGTGCACAGACTTCCATTGTTATGAAGATACG ACTATTGTTTTAGGAATCAATGGTATCTTTCTGCTGTTCTCCATCCTTGAGTTCTGCATCTCCATCTCCCTGTCTGCGTTTGCCTGTAAAGTCGCCTGCTGCTGTAAACCTAAG ATTCCAGAGGACAGAGACCCTTTAATTCAACACCCTCCTGCAGAAATCCCCCAACAGTACATTCAATACCCTCAAGGAATCCCCCAGGAGTACTTTCAATGTCCTCCTGCAGAAGCTCCCCCAGCGTACGCTTCAGGCAAATTAATGTGA
- the ms4a17a.9 gene encoding membrane-spanning 4-domains, subfamily A, member 17A.9 isoform X2 translates to MLSCLHGNKTPFARSDHRLVLYSETKMSTVGAMNPSSYVIQLQQPTQMAPVVTATSSSVPVRIQHAAGVSPLLGIQAFLKGQPKALGTVQIMIGVVTFLFGIVSTLFAAGGVSYVASLIYITAGSLSIAAENKINSPSALCLVRASLGMNIFSAIAAGSSIIMLSLGLAFGRIISQCTDFHCYEDTTIVLGINGIFLLFSILEFCISISLSAFACKVACCCKPKIPEDRDPLIQHPPAEIPQQYIQYPQGIPQEYFQCPPAEAPPAYASGKLM, encoded by the exons GTTGGTTTTATACTCTGAAACTAAAATGTCGACTGTCGGAGCCATGAATCCTTCATCGTATGTCATCCAGCTTCAACAACCGACACAAATGGCACCGGTTGTGACTGCAACCAGTTCTTCTGTGCCTGTGCGCATACAGCATGCAGCAGGAGTTTCACCTCTTCTTGGAATTCAGGCCTTTCTAAAAGGCCAACCAAAAGCCCTCGGG ACTGTGCAGATAATGATCGGTGTGGTGACTTTCCTGTTTGGAATCGTGTCTACATTATTTGCTGCCGGTGGTGTTTCTTACGTGGCATCTCTGATA TACATTACTGCAGGTTCGCTCTCCATTGCtgctgaaaacaaaattaattcacCATCTGCTTTATGTTTG GTGAGAGCTTCCCTCGGGATGAACATTTTCAGTGCTATAGCTGCGGGCAGTTCCATTATTATGCTTTCATTGGGTTTGGCTTTTGGTCGCATTATCAGTCAGTGCACAGACTTCCATTGTTATGAAGATACG ACTATTGTTTTAGGAATCAATGGTATCTTTCTGCTGTTCTCCATCCTTGAGTTCTGCATCTCCATCTCCCTGTCTGCGTTTGCCTGTAAAGTCGCCTGCTGCTGTAAACCTAAG ATTCCAGAGGACAGAGACCCTTTAATTCAACACCCTCCTGCAGAAATCCCCCAACAGTACATTCAATACCCTCAAGGAATCCCCCAGGAGTACTTTCAATGTCCTCCTGCAGAAGCTCCCCCAGCGTACGCTTCAGGCAAATTAATGTGA
- the ms4a17a.9 gene encoding membrane-spanning 4-domains, subfamily A, member 17A.9 yields the protein MSTVGAMNPSSYVIQLQQPTQMAPVVTATSSSVPVRIQHAAGVSPLLGIQAFLKGQPKALGTVQIMIGVVTFLFGIVSTLFAAGGVSYVASLIYITAGSLSIAAENKINSPSALCLVRASLGMNIFSAIAAGSSIIMLSLGLAFGRIISQCTDFHCYEDTTIVLGINGIFLLFSILEFCISISLSAFACKVACCCKPKIPEDRDPLIQHPPAEIPQQYIQYPQGIPQEYFQCPPAEAPPAYASGKLM from the exons ATGTCGACTGTCGGAGCCATGAATCCTTCATCGTATGTCATCCAGCTTCAACAACCGACACAAATGGCACCGGTTGTGACTGCAACCAGTTCTTCTGTGCCTGTGCGCATACAGCATGCAGCAGGAGTTTCACCTCTTCTTGGAATTCAGGCCTTTCTAAAAGGCCAACCAAAAGCCCTCGGG ACTGTGCAGATAATGATCGGTGTGGTGACTTTCCTGTTTGGAATCGTGTCTACATTATTTGCTGCCGGTGGTGTTTCTTACGTGGCATCTCTGATA TACATTACTGCAGGTTCGCTCTCCATTGCtgctgaaaacaaaattaattcacCATCTGCTTTATGTTTG GTGAGAGCTTCCCTCGGGATGAACATTTTCAGTGCTATAGCTGCGGGCAGTTCCATTATTATGCTTTCATTGGGTTTGGCTTTTGGTCGCATTATCAGTCAGTGCACAGACTTCCATTGTTATGAAGATACG ACTATTGTTTTAGGAATCAATGGTATCTTTCTGCTGTTCTCCATCCTTGAGTTCTGCATCTCCATCTCCCTGTCTGCGTTTGCCTGTAAAGTCGCCTGCTGCTGTAAACCTAAG ATTCCAGAGGACAGAGACCCTTTAATTCAACACCCTCCTGCAGAAATCCCCCAACAGTACATTCAATACCCTCAAGGAATCCCCCAGGAGTACTTTCAATGTCCTCCTGCAGAAGCTCCCCCAGCGTACGCTTCAGGCAAATTAATGTGA